GGTCATCCACTGGCCGAGTTCGCGGTGCAACTGGTAGGGGTTTTCGTTCCCTTCCATCTTGAGGATGTCCTCGTATTGCTGCTCCCGCTTTTTCCGTTCCGTTTCAAAATAATGCTGGGCAACGTCTCCGGACGCTTTCTTCAACCCCTTGATGTATTCCACAGCTTTCGGGCCCGCCACCATTCCGCCGTAAATCGAAGACAGCAGCGAGTTGGCGCCCAAACGGTTTGCACCGTGCATCGAATAATCGCACTCGCCCGCGGCAAACAGACCTTTGATATTGGTGTGCTGATCGTAGTCGACCCAGAGCCCGCCCATCGAGTAGTGAACAGCTGGGAAAATCCGCATCGGCACTTTACGCGGGTCGTCGCCGACGAATTTTTCATAGATCTCCAAAATCCCGCCCAGCTTGACGTTGAGCACCTCTTTCGGGATGTGGGACACGTCAAGGTACACCATATTTTCCCCGTTGATGCCGAGTCCCAAATCGACGCAGACGTGGAAAATTTCGCGAGTCGCAATGTCACGCGGCACCAGGTTTCCGTAAGCGGGATATTTTTCTTCCAGGAAGTACCACGGTTTGCCGTCCTTGTACGTCCATACCCGGCCCCCCTCGCCGCGGGCCGATTCTGACATCAACCGCAGCTTGTCGTCGCCCGGAATGGCTGTCGGGTGAATCTGGATAAATTCGCCGTTCGCATAGTAAGCGCCCTGCTGGTAAACGGCAGAAGCAGCCGTACCGGTGTTGATAATCGAGTTGGTGGAGCGGCCGAAAATCAGGCCAGGTCCGCCGGTGGCCAAAATCACCGCATCGCCGACGAAGCTGTGAACTTCCATCGACCGTAAGTCCTGTGCCACGATGCCGCGGCACGTGCCTTCGTCATCCTGGACGATCGAGAGGAACTCCCAGCCCTCGTACTTTTGTACCAAACCGGCCGCTTCAAACCGACGCACCTGTTCATCGAGCGCGTACAAAATTTGCTGACCGGTCGTCGCACCCGCAAATGCGGTCCGGTGGTGCTTGGTTCCGCCAAACCGGCGAAAATCGAGCAGCCCTTCCGGCGTCCGGTTGAACATGACGCCCATCCGGTCAAGCAGATGGATGATGCCGGGCGCTGCTTCACACATTGCCAACACAGGCGGCTGGTTCGCCAAGAAGTCACCGCCGTAAATCGTATCGTCAAAATGCTCCCACGGAGAGTCGCCTTCCCCTTTCGTGTTCACCGCTCCGTTAATGCCGCCCTGCGCGCAGGCGGAGTGAGAGCGCTTTACGGGAACCAGCGAAAACAGATCGACGGGAACGCCCGCTTCCGCAATTTTGATCGTGGCCATCAAACCGGCCAGTCCGCCACCGACAACAATAATCCGTTGACTCATCGTTCAGTCCCTCCCTCTATACCCCAGCAGACTTAAAGGCCACAAGGGAGCTTACACCCAAGAATGAAATGACGATCCAAATGCCGCCCATTACATAAGCGGACAAGCGCTGCGAACGAGGACCCACTGTCACTCCCCAATGGATCAAGAAGCCCCACAGACCGTTTGCAAAATGGAAAGCAGCCGCGACCACGCCGATGATCATGAACCAGAAGGCAAACGGACTGGATACAAGATGTGCGACCATGTCAAAACTGGGCGCATTGCCGCTGAACCGGGTTGTCCACAAATGGTACACCACAAAAATGAATGTGATGACCCCCGTAATCCTCTGCCAGACAAACATCTGGTTGCGAAACCAGGAATACTGCCCGCTGTTGTAGCCGGCGGTAAACGCGATATACATGCCGTAGACGCCATGGTACAAAAGCGGCAGGAAAATAAACAGAAACTCAATCACCGTCAAAAACGGCAATTCGCGAATCCCGGCCACCGCTTGGTCATAAACGGCCGATCCGTTCGTCGCTTTCGCGTTCGTAAACAAATGAAACACCAGGAACAGGCCGACAGGCAAAACTCCCGTCAACGAATGCAGACGCCGAAACCAAAAATCTTTTTGCTGTGACACTGAGTCTGGTCCTCCCTTCCAGAATCGCCGCACGGGCAAAGTCGATTGGGCATGCGCTTTCTTTCACATGCCAGGTTTGGTTTTCTTTCTTTTTGCTCGGTGTGCGCCCCCTTTATGTAAAAAAAGGATCAAACCGACTACGAAAAGAAGGGTAACCGTTTTGCCCGGTTACCGCTTTCCTTTCGCATTCCACCAAAATTTTTGCACTAATTTCCGACTGTGTCAAGAATGTTACAAGGTTTTTTTCAGCAACATCAGACCGTTTGCGACACCAATTCCCCGGTTTGCTTGGCGGATCGGGACGGGCCGGACGCCGCCGCCACCTGATTACCGGAAGCGGTTTCCTCCACGCACGCGATCACCAGCGGCGGTTCCGCCAACAGATTGGCCGGCAATTGCCGCAGGCAAGCAGCGAGTGCCCTGCCGGACAGTCCGCCGACCAGCAACCCGCAAACGGTTCGATCACCGGTCGCTGCTCGTGCTTCCTGCAGGATCGCGCCGCCTTGCCCGATCAGCAGTTGGGCGATTTTTTGTTCCGCTTCCGCCACCACTGATTGCGGAACGCGGATGCGAACGAAATGGTATTGACAACCGTCGTCCGCTTCGCATCGCTGGACGGGGACGTCCCATTTGCAAGAGCGAAGCACACGCCCGGGCTGTCGCAACAAAGCGGTGAGATCTTCCAGCACAGCGCTGGCCGTCGGATATTCGCCCGCCCCTTTGCCGATGAAAGTCAGGTCCCCGACCACATCGCTCGAAATGGTAACCGCGTTGAACACATCGTTCACGCGGGCGAGCGGATGGGTGAACGGCAACAACCGGGGGCCGACAGACAGTTCGACGCCCCGTTCCGTTTTGCGGGAACGGCCGATCAGCTTGATCGTGTATCCGAACTCGCGCGCCCACCGCAAATCCAACGGTTGGATGCGGGTGATTCCCTCGCGGGGAATTTCATCCACAGAAACATGCACATCATACGCCAGGTTGGTGAGGATCGCCAGCTTGTAGGCAGCGTCATATCCTTCCACATCGCTCGTCGGATCGGCTTCCGCATAGCCGAGTTCCTGCGCTTGCGCCAACACTTCAGCAAACGAGCGGCCCGTCTGCTCCATCTGCGTCAGGATGTAATTGGTCGTCCCGTTCAAAATCCCGCACACCTCATGCACCTGATTGGCGGTCAGATAGCCCTGCAGGAAGCGGATCACAGGGATACCGCCGGCCACGCTCGCCTCAAACAGCAACTGTACGCCAGACTCTTCCGCCACCCGCAACAATTCGCTGCCGTGTTTGGCCAACAGTTCCTTGTTTGCCGTAATCACATGTTTGCCGGAACGCAGTGCTTCCAACAGAATGGTCCGGGCCGGTTCAACACCGCCCATCACCTCGATGACCACCTGGATGTCGGGACATCGCAAAATCGACCCGGGATCGGTCGTGATCCGTACGGGATCCACCTGTACGCTCCGTTCTTTTTGCGGATCGCGTACCAAAATGTAGGGTATATCGATGGTACAGCCGGTTCTCTCGGCAATCGATTGACTGTTTTGTTGCAACGCCTTGACGATTCCGGAACCGACCGTTCCCAGCCCCAACAGGCCGACCTGCACCGTTTTGGTCTGTTTGCCCGGCTTTCCGTTCATTTGGTTCCTCCTCCACTCTCCAAAAACTCGCCGATCCATTCGTTCATGATTTCGAATTCGATCAAAAATGCATCATGTCCGTGCACAGTGTGCATCTCCCGGTACACGACCGATTTGCCTTGCGACCGCAAATATTCAGCCGTATCGGACAATTCGCGAGCCGGAAACAGAAAATCGGAGTCGATCCCGATCATCAGCGACCGCCCCGCAATCTGCTGCAAGACGTTCCCGTACTCGCCGCGCCCGCTCGACACGTCGTGCAGGTCCATCGCTTTCAGCAGATACAGATAGGAATTGGCGTCAAACCGCTGCACCAGTTTGCTGCCGTGATAACTTAAATATTTTTCCACCTGGAACTCCGATTCGATCGCGAACGGATCGTCGGTCGGCACCATCGAACGGCCAAACCGCTCCTCGTATAAATCAAAACTGCGGTAGGTGATCATGCCGAGCCGACGTGCCAGGTTGAGTCCTTTCACCGGAAACGTGCGGCCGTAATAATCGCCGTTACACCAGTCCGGGTCGTTGTAGATCGCCTGCCGCATCACATTGTTAAACGCGATGCCCATCGCGGAAAAGCGGCCGCATGTGGCAACCGGCACAAACGTTTCCACCATTTCCGGGTAGGAGACCGCCCATTCGAACACCTGCATACCCCCCATCGAGCCGCCGATTACCGAATACAGCCGCTCGATTCCGAAGCTTCTGACAAGGTGGTATTGCGCTTGCACCATATCGCGGATGGTGACAGTCGGGAATCGCAATCCGTACGGCCGCCCGTCCGCCGGGTGGATCGAGGCGGGGCCGGTCGATCCGGAACAGCCACCCAGCACATTGGAACAGATGATAAAATACCGGTTGGTGTCGAGCGCCTTGCCCGGCCCGATCAGTCCGTCCCACCAGCCGGGCTGTTCAGCCGTGCCGCCTGCATGCGAATCGCCTGTCAGTGCGTGGCACACCAAAATCGCGTTCGTTTTTTGCGCATTTAACGTCCCGAACGTTTCATACACCAGCACCGCTCCCGACAAACACTGTCCGCTTTGCAGCACCAGATCCGGCAGCCTGTATTCGCGCCGGATGACCTCCTCAATCCGCACCGCCATGCGATCACCCCACACCACAGAATCCACGAAAACGCCATCCAGATTCCTGCCCGCTGCGGGCTTTGGTCGCAACAAAACCCGCTCCGAAAGTCAACCCGCACGGACAAAGCTAGACCCGGCGCCTAAGCGCCGCAGCGAGACGTGCCCTTTGGGTGCAAATGGAAAACCCCCTCGACAAGAGGGGGTCGCATATCCGATCGCCGCCTCTTATCTTTCAGAATCAAACGATTCTGCAGGAATTGGCACCAAGAATCCAATCTCCCTACTGATCGGACTCCGGTTGCCGGGCTTCATTGGGCCAGTCCCTCCGCCACTCTGGATAAGAGTTCAAAACACGTATTCAGCTTTGCTATGGAACGAGTGTATCACGGGCATGTAGAATCGTCAAGAGCAGCAAGCACAAGTGTGTAAGCGCAAGCGCATCCAGACGTATCCGTCAGCGCCAGCCGACGATTCCACTCCGAAGGCGGCGTACCTGCAAACGGCGGCCGTCACTTCGCCACTGTGGCCGCTTCAACCGCATCAAGGCCAAACGAGGTATGCAGCACCTGAACCGCTTTCTCCACATCGGCCGCGTCGATCACGCAGGAGACTTTGATTTCCGACGTGCTGACCATCTTGATGTACATGCCATTTTCCGTCAACGCCTGGAACATTTGGGCAGCCACCCCCGGATTGCTGATCATGCCCGCTCCGACGATCGACACCTTCGCCAGGTCTTCTTCGCACACAATCTCTTTTGCGCCGAGCCGCGGCTGCAACTGACCGAGCACCTCAATCGTCCGGGTCAGGTCGTCTTTTGCCACCGTAAACGAAATATCGCTGCAATCGTTGTGGACGATGCTTTGCACAATGATGTCAACGTTGATATTGTCTTGCGCCAGCGTCTGGAATACCACCTTTAGATTGTCATTCCGGTTGGGTACGCCAACCAGCGCCACCTTCGCGACGTTCAAATCGTGCGCGATGCCGCGCACCACCATACCTTTTTCCATAAGCGCCTCCTCTTTCACAAGCGTTCCCGGATTTGTTGTAAAGCTGGACCGGACCATCAACGGCACCTGATACTGTTTCGCGTATTCGACTGCCCGCGGATGCAGCACGGCAGCCCCCAAATTCGCCAGCTCCAGCATTTCGTCATACGAAATCTCGGGGATCTTGCGGGCAAACTTGACCACCCGCGGATCGGTCGAATACACCCCTTCCACGTCGGTGTAGATCTCACACAGATCGGCCTTGAGGGCAGCCGCCAACGCGACAGCCGTCGTATCGGAACCGCCCCGCCCCAGCGTTGTGATGTCGCCATCGTCGGTGATCCCTTGGAAACCGGCTACCACAACCACTTTTCCGGTTTCCAGTTCAGCAAGAATCCGCGACGGGTCAAGGTCGGTGATGCGCGCTTTGCCATGCACCGCCTCCGTCCGGATACCTGCTTGCCAACCGGTAAACGATACGCTGTCCTGGCCGATATCCTGCAGCGCCATCGCCAGCAACGCGATCGAGATTTGCTCCCCGGTCGTCAACAGCATATCCATCTCCCGGGCTGGCCGCACCGCGGATACTTTTTGCGCCAGTTCAATCAGATCATCTGTCGTATCCCCCATCGCCGAGACGACCACAACACACGAATTGCCTTGCTCCACCGTGTCCGCCACACGCCGGGCCACCCGCTTGATGTGCTCTGGGCTGGCTACCGAACTGCCGCCAAACTTCTGAACGATTAACGCCACACTCTCCACTCCTTTGTGACTCTTTTCGATTCTCAGGATGTGAAATCAAAAAAGCGGCAATAGAAGGCTGATCGAGTCACCCGTCTATCGCCGCCTACCAGTCTTAGCCAGCATAACGGTGCCTCCTCTCCGATCGCAACATGCCGACAGGCTTGTTGCTCCCTTTGCAGTATCTCAGCGAGATAGTTCTCCACAGAAAGCCAAGGGACGCTTTCTGTGACAGTCCTGCACCTGTTCGATGCAGGCCCAGCCAGACATCCCCGGGTGGATGCCCGCTTCGGCGAAGACCCCTTTTCCTTTGCTTCCTCGAGTTCCCGTCTCTCGGCAAAGGTACTCATGATCGTTCGCGCCTCTACCTCACCTCTCCTGAGATGAGGCCCTTATGAAATTTTCGTTCATTATATCATCCTTAACGGGAAAGGTCCAGAGTTTTTGTAAAAATTACGTTTGGTTTAAGAAGCTCAATATCTCCCGCGCCAGCTTGTCACCGATGCCAATTTTCCGAAACTCCTCCACCGGCGCGCCTTTGATCGCATCGATCGAGCCGAAATGTTTCAGCAACTGCTTGCGCCGTTTCTCTCCGACGCCGGGGATCTCGTCAAGGATCGAACGCATCGCCTGTTTGCTGTGCGTCTGCCGGTGGAACGAGATGGCAAACCGGTGCACCTCATCCTGAATCCGCGTCAGCAGATAAAACGCCTGCGAGGAACGATCGATCCGGATCGGATCCGGCTCGTATCCGAAAAAAAGCTGGCTGGTTCGATGCCGTTCATCCTTCGCCAAGCCGCAGACCGGGATGTCGAGATCCAGCTCATTTTGCAGAACGTCGAGCGCCGCGTGCATCTGGCCCTTCCCGCCGTCGATCACGATCAGGTCGGGCAGCGGCTGCTTTTCCCGCAGCGCTCGGACGAACCGGCGGCGGATCACCTCCCGCATCGAACCGTAATCGTCCGGTCCTTGCACCGTCTTGATTTTGTATTTGCGGTATTCTTTCTTCGCCGGTTGGCCGTTGAGAAACACGACCATCGCCGCCACTGCATCGGCGCCCTGGATGTTCGAATTGTCAAACGCCTCGATCCGTACGGGTGTCGGGATCGCCAAAATCTCGCCAAGCTGTTCAACCGCCCGAACGGTCCGGTCCATGTCGCGGTCCATCAGCTTGAAGCGTTCTTCCAGAGCGATTTTCGCGTTTTCGCAGGCCATGTCGACCAACTGTTTTTTGATGCCGCGCATCGGGACCTTGATTTTGACGGACAACCATTGTTCGATTACGTCCGTGTCAAGCCCCCCGGGCAGCAGAATCTCCCGCGGGAGATCGGCGTTGTCAAAATAGAACTGGCTGACATACGACAGAAAATCTTCTTTCTCGTCCCCATGGTGCTGGAAAATCGCCACATCACGCTCGATCAGCTTGCCGGCGCGGACGTAGAACACCTGCACGCACATCATTCCCTTATCGGCATAATAGCCGAACACGTCCCGGTTGATCGTATCGCCCAGGTCGATTTTCTGCTTTTCCATCACCTTGTCGATATGCTGGATCAGGTCGCGCAGTTCCTTCGCCCGCTCAAAATTGAGCGCTTCCGCCTCCTTGTGCATCCTCTCGGTCAACTGCTGTTTGATCTCATTGTGGCCGCCGTTCAGAAATCTTGCGATTTGCTTGATCATCCGGTCGTATTCCGCCTGTTCGACCGGAAACTCGCACGGCGCCAGACACTGGTTGATATGGTAGTAGAGGCACACTTTCGACTTGAGCGTTTTGCATTTGCGCAGCGGGTACAGCCGATCGAGCAGTTTTTTCGTCTCGGCGGCCGCGCCGGCGTTCGGGTACGGGCCGAAGTATTTACCACCGTCCTTTTTCACGCGCCGTACGATCTCCAACTGCGGATGCTGCTCGTTGGTGATTTTGATGTACGGGTAGGTTTTGTCATCCTTCAGCAAAATGTTGTAATGCGGCGTGTGCTTTTTGATCAGGTTGTTTTCCAGAATCAGCGCTTCGACGACCGTGTCGGTCACGATATATTCAAAATCGGCAATTTGCGATACGAGCAATTGCGTCTTGCCATCGTGCGATCCGGTGAAATAGGAGCGCACCCGGTTTTTCAAGACTTTCGCCTTGCCGACATAAAGAATCTCCCCGTTCGCGTCCTTCATCAGATAGACGCCCGGTTTCGCCGGCAGGAGAGCCAATTTTTCCTTGATCTTATCCCGCGTAGACATACCGATCACCGATTTAATCGTACCACAGGCGTCAAGCGGCCGGCGACCCGCTCTTCCCCGCCGTGCCTTATGTGTCGCCATAAGCAAAGCCACCTGCAGATCACAGACGGCTTGTCCAAACCGGCAAACTTTCTATTTGACGATCAGCGCGGGACATTCGGCGTCTTGCAGCACTTGTTGCTGACGCTGCCGAGCACGATCTGTTTGAAAGCGCCCAGAACGCGGCTGCCCATCACGATCAGATCGGCTTGTTCCCCTGCCATTTGTTTTTCTTCCCCTTTTTCTCTTCCCCTCTGCCGCAAAATCTGCCATACTATTGAAAAAAGAATCGACCATTGGAGAGGAAAGAGATGGATTCAAGCCTCGAACTGCAGATTCTGAACGTGCTGCACGAAAATTCCCGCCTGTCCCACCAGCAGATCGCGACGATGCTGGGCGCCGATCCGGCTGAAGTGAGCCGGCTGATCGCGGAACTGGAGCGGGAGAAAATCATTCTGCGATATTCGGCGGTGATCAACTGGGACAAAGTCGAATCACAGCGGGTGACCGCCGTGATTGACGTAAAGGTGACACCGCAGCGAGAAGTCGGTTTTGACGCGATTGCGGAGCGGATCTACCGGTTCCCGGAAGTCAAGTCTGTCTCCCTCATGTCTGGCGCGTACGACCTGCAGGTGACCGTGGAAGGCATGCACCTGAAAGAGGTTGCCCGGTTTGTGGCCGAAAAACTGTCGACCATCGAACATGTCACCTCGACGACCACCCATTTTCTATTGAAAACCTACAAATCGGACGGCGTCATCTTTGACGACCAGGAAGGCGACCAGCGGCTGGTGATTTCCCCGTGAAGCCACTCTATGACCGCCTGTCCCCGGTTGTCCGGGAGTTGCCGCCGTCCGGCATTCGCCGGTTTTTTGACCTGGCCAATCAGATGGACGATGTGATCTCGCTGGGTGTCGGCGAACCGGACTTTGTCACGCCGTGGCATGTTCGGGAAGCATGTTTTTATTCCCTGGAACGGGGGTTCACCTCTTACACGTCAAACAAGGGGCTGCCTGAACTGCGGGAAGCGATCGCCGACTATCTGCGGGGATTTCAGCTTGACTACGATCCGGAGGAAATCGTTGTGACGGTAGGCGGCAGCGAAGCGATCGACATTGCGCTGCGCGCCTTGCTTTGCCCCGGTGATGAAGTGCTGATCCCGGAACCGGCCTATGTCTCGTACCGCCCCTGTGCGATTTTGGCGGGCGGCACAGCGGTGGGGGTGCCCACCTACGCGGCCGACGAATTCCGGTTGACGCCTGAAATCCTGCGGGCAAAACTGTCGCCTCGCTCGAAAGTGCTGATTTTGTGCTTTCCAAACAATCCGACCGGGGCGACCATGTCAGAAGCAGACCTGCGAGCAATCGCGGAAGTGGCCGTCGAGCATGACCTGTTCGTGCTGTCGGATGAAATCTATGCCGAACTGACGTACGAGGGCCGCCATGTGAGCATCGCCTCGCTGCCGGGGATGAAGGAGCGAACCGTCCTCATCAGCGGGATGTCGAAAGCGTTTGCGATGACCGGCTGGCGGATCGGCTACGCGGCCGCCCCGCCGGACATTCTGAATGCGATGCTGAAAATCCATCAGTACACGATCCTCTGCGCCCCGATTATGGGCCAGATGGCCGCGTTGGAGGCGCTGCGCAACGGGCAGGCGGAGAAGCAGAAAATGATCGAACGCTACAACCAGCGCCGCCGCCTGATTGTCAAAGGTTTTCGCGATATCGGGCTGGCGTGCCACGAACCGAAAGGCGCATTTTATGCGTTTCCGGACATCCGGTCAACAGGACTGACCTCTGAACAGTTTGCGGAACGGCTGCTGCAGCACAGCAGGGTCGCCGTCGTGCCGGGCAACGTGTTTGGGGAAGGTGGAGAAGGATTCGTCCGCTGCTCCTACGCCACATCGGTGGAACAGATCGAACGGGCCCTAGAGCGGATCGGGAATTTTGTGGCGTCGCTGTAGAGCGGCGGATGGCAGAATCCGGGGGCACCCGCAAGCGCAACAAGTCTTGACAGCACACATGCAACACATGCAACGGGCCTAGCAGCTCAGCAGTCAAAGGAGCCGGCGGCATGCGGCTCCTTTTCAAATTGTTTACTGCTGTGCCACAAGCAAAACGTCAACATCGGTCCGTAATTCTCCGATTCGGCGACTATGCGAATCGACGCGTTTCTCCAGCAGAGCCTGACTCTTTTCAATCCCTGCGATTCTGCCGTTGACTTCGGCAAGTGACTTCTTAATCAAACCCAGTTCGGTCTCCAGCGTGTCGAATCTGCTTTTCATGTGACTCTCGATATCATTCAACCGGGATTCCATTTTATCCATCCGAGATTCCAATTTGTCCAGCCGGGACTCCATCTTATCCAGTCGGGACTCCATCTTATCCAGTCGGGACTCCATCATGTCCAACTTTTGTCCAATTCCGTCCAGCCGTTGATTGATCGACCCTAACAACGCTTTCATTTCATCCATCCGGATCACTCTCCCATACCATATTGTAACAGAAAAGACAGCTCAATTGTAATGTCGAATAAACAAATGTACAGAGGGCTAACAAATTACTTGCCTGACCGGGCTTGTGTTTTGACATCGTTTGCACGTCGCCGCCGGACTACCCTTTTCCCAGTATCGCCAGCCAGGTACAAGCGAGATTTGGCATCCCCAATACGGGTGCGATCGACTTGAACGCCACCTGTTCCGGATTTGCTCATGGAGCATCTGGCCAACGGCCTGATTACCGCCGGTCTGCACACAAAAGTGCTCGTCATCAGGGCAGAGACTTTGCTTAAGGTGAACGATTACAACTCGAGGAACATGGACGGAGAACAGCCCGTTTTTTTGGCGTCCCATTTGGGGGGCAGAGGAGAGGGCGGGATTCACCTGTATCGAACCGGTTTGTCAAATCGCATGGGCGGAAAAGAACGCCGCACAGAGGACCCGCTACCGCTAAAGTGATGCCTGGCTACACGGCCAAGTCCGAGTATTTCGGAAGTTCCAGAGAAAAATGGGCCGCCTTCGCGTGACGTGGTAGCTTCTTGATGCCCCCTGTAAGACTCTCCTAAAGGGGGGCGGATTGGTTTTTGCCTGACTCCCCAACAATCAGGCCTTCCGGGTATCCCTTGGCTTACAGGGGATGCGAATCGTTTGTTTGGCTTCTACCCAACCACAGACCTCGATGCCTCGGTTACCTGATGCACATATTGGGTCAGTTCGACCGTCATCTCGTAATAGTGAAACGGTGTGATCAGGTAAAGTCCTTTGAAATACTTGACCGCTTCCGCCACCAGTTCCTTCGCGATTTGCACACCCTCCTGCCGCGCGCGGACTCCTTCAAACCGCTTGATGCGCTCCAGCGTCGATTGTGCGATTTTGATCCCCGGCACCTCATTATGCAAAAATTCGGCATTGCGCGGACCGGTAAGCGGCATGATCCCAATGAAAATCGGCACCGGAATGTGCCGGGTCGCCTCGTAAATCGCCTGCAAAGTGTCCACATCATAGATCGGCTGCGTCATGATAAAATCGGCCCCGGCCTCCACTTTCCGTTCCAGCCGGGCGACAGCCGTATCCAGCCGGCGGACGTGTGGATTGAATGCCGCACCGACGACAAACTGCGCCCTGTGTTTCATCGGTCGGCCGGAAAAGGCGACCCCTTCGTTCAACTGTTTGACCATGCGAATCAATTCAAACGAGGAGACATCAAACACCGAACTGGCACCCGGCAGATCCCCCACGCGCGCCGGGTCACCGGTGATCACCAGGATC
This genomic stretch from Effusibacillus pohliae DSM 22757 harbors:
- the sdhA gene encoding succinate dehydrogenase flavoprotein subunit encodes the protein MSQRIIVVGGGLAGLMATIKIAEAGVPVDLFSLVPVKRSHSACAQGGINGAVNTKGEGDSPWEHFDDTIYGGDFLANQPPVLAMCEAAPGIIHLLDRMGVMFNRTPEGLLDFRRFGGTKHHRTAFAGATTGQQILYALDEQVRRFEAAGLVQKYEGWEFLSIVQDDEGTCRGIVAQDLRSMEVHSFVGDAVILATGGPGLIFGRSTNSIINTGTAASAVYQQGAYYANGEFIQIHPTAIPGDDKLRLMSESARGEGGRVWTYKDGKPWYFLEEKYPAYGNLVPRDIATREIFHVCVDLGLGINGENMVYLDVSHIPKEVLNVKLGGILEIYEKFVGDDPRKVPMRIFPAVHYSMGGLWVDYDQHTNIKGLFAAGECDYSMHGANRLGANSLLSSIYGGMVAGPKAVEYIKGLKKASGDVAQHYFETERKKREQQYEDILKMEGNENPYQLHRELGQWMTDNVTVVRYNDRLQKTDEKIQELMERWKRIGMADKSRWENMMAPFTRQLWNMLQLARVITLGALNRNESRGAHYKPEFPNRDDENWLKTTKAKFTPEGPVFEYEEVDTSLIKPRPRNYSVDKEATKS
- a CDS encoding succinate dehydrogenase cytochrome b558 subunit — translated: MSQQKDFWFRRLHSLTGVLPVGLFLVFHLFTNAKATNGSAVYDQAVAGIRELPFLTVIEFLFIFLPLLYHGVYGMYIAFTAGYNSGQYSWFRNQMFVWQRITGVITFIFVVYHLWTTRFSGNAPSFDMVAHLVSSPFAFWFMIIGVVAAAFHFANGLWGFLIHWGVTVGPRSQRLSAYVMGGIWIVISFLGVSSLVAFKSAGV
- a CDS encoding homoserine dehydrogenase, which encodes MNGKPGKQTKTVQVGLLGLGTVGSGIVKALQQNSQSIAERTGCTIDIPYILVRDPQKERSVQVDPVRITTDPGSILRCPDIQVVIEVMGGVEPARTILLEALRSGKHVITANKELLAKHGSELLRVAEESGVQLLFEASVAGGIPVIRFLQGYLTANQVHEVCGILNGTTNYILTQMEQTGRSFAEVLAQAQELGYAEADPTSDVEGYDAAYKLAILTNLAYDVHVSVDEIPREGITRIQPLDLRWAREFGYTIKLIGRSRKTERGVELSVGPRLLPFTHPLARVNDVFNAVTISSDVVGDLTFIGKGAGEYPTASAVLEDLTALLRQPGRVLRSCKWDVPVQRCEADDGCQYHFVRIRVPQSVVAEAEQKIAQLLIGQGGAILQEARAATGDRTVCGLLVGGLSGRALAACLRQLPANLLAEPPLVIACVEETASGNQVAAASGPSRSAKQTGELVSQTV
- the metX gene encoding homoserine O-acetyltransferase MetX, translating into MDSVVWGDRMAVRIEEVIRREYRLPDLVLQSGQCLSGAVLVYETFGTLNAQKTNAILVCHALTGDSHAGGTAEQPGWWDGLIGPGKALDTNRYFIICSNVLGGCSGSTGPASIHPADGRPYGLRFPTVTIRDMVQAQYHLVRSFGIERLYSVIGGSMGGMQVFEWAVSYPEMVETFVPVATCGRFSAMGIAFNNVMRQAIYNDPDWCNGDYYGRTFPVKGLNLARRLGMITYRSFDLYEERFGRSMVPTDDPFAIESEFQVEKYLSYHGSKLVQRFDANSYLYLLKAMDLHDVSSGRGEYGNVLQQIAGRSLMIGIDSDFLFPARELSDTAEYLRSQGKSVVYREMHTVHGHDAFLIEFEIMNEWIGEFLESGGGTK
- a CDS encoding aspartate kinase, giving the protein MALIVQKFGGSSVASPEHIKRVARRVADTVEQGNSCVVVVSAMGDTTDDLIELAQKVSAVRPAREMDMLLTTGEQISIALLAMALQDIGQDSVSFTGWQAGIRTEAVHGKARITDLDPSRILAELETGKVVVVAGFQGITDDGDITTLGRGGSDTTAVALAAALKADLCEIYTDVEGVYSTDPRVVKFARKIPEISYDEMLELANLGAAVLHPRAVEYAKQYQVPLMVRSSFTTNPGTLVKEEALMEKGMVVRGIAHDLNVAKVALVGVPNRNDNLKVVFQTLAQDNINVDIIVQSIVHNDCSDISFTVAKDDLTRTIEVLGQLQPRLGAKEIVCEEDLAKVSIVGAGMISNPGVAAQMFQALTENGMYIKMVSTSEIKVSCVIDAADVEKAVQVLHTSFGLDAVEAATVAK
- the uvrC gene encoding excinuclease ABC subunit UvrC encodes the protein MSTRDKIKEKLALLPAKPGVYLMKDANGEILYVGKAKVLKNRVRSYFTGSHDGKTQLLVSQIADFEYIVTDTVVEALILENNLIKKHTPHYNILLKDDKTYPYIKITNEQHPQLEIVRRVKKDGGKYFGPYPNAGAAAETKKLLDRLYPLRKCKTLKSKVCLYYHINQCLAPCEFPVEQAEYDRMIKQIARFLNGGHNEIKQQLTERMHKEAEALNFERAKELRDLIQHIDKVMEKQKIDLGDTINRDVFGYYADKGMMCVQVFYVRAGKLIERDVAIFQHHGDEKEDFLSYVSQFYFDNADLPREILLPGGLDTDVIEQWLSVKIKVPMRGIKKQLVDMACENAKIALEERFKLMDRDMDRTVRAVEQLGEILAIPTPVRIEAFDNSNIQGADAVAAMVVFLNGQPAKKEYRKYKIKTVQGPDDYGSMREVIRRRFVRALREKQPLPDLIVIDGGKGQMHAALDVLQNELDLDIPVCGLAKDERHRTSQLFFGYEPDPIRIDRSSQAFYLLTRIQDEVHRFAISFHRQTHSKQAMRSILDEIPGVGEKRRKQLLKHFGSIDAIKGAPVEEFRKIGIGDKLAREILSFLNQT
- a CDS encoding universal stress protein, with translation MAGEQADLIVMGSRVLGAFKQIVLGSVSNKCCKTPNVPR
- a CDS encoding Lrp/AsnC family transcriptional regulator; translation: MDSSLELQILNVLHENSRLSHQQIATMLGADPAEVSRLIAELEREKIILRYSAVINWDKVESQRVTAVIDVKVTPQREVGFDAIAERIYRFPEVKSVSLMSGAYDLQVTVEGMHLKEVARFVAEKLSTIEHVTSTTTHFLLKTYKSDGVIFDDQEGDQRLVISP